DNA sequence from the Streptomyces cinnabarinus genome:
GGTCTCCTGCTCGGCGCGGTCGCCCTCGCCCGGCTCGCCCAGCGCTACCAGGGCAAGGGGTCGTCCAGCTGACGGGGGGCGGGAGCCCCAAAAGAGCGGGTGGGCTCCGTAGTGGGAGAGCGCTCCCCCAAGCGCCGCCCACCGGGTAGGGTGCGGGCATGATCAGGCGGCTGCCCACCCTGGAGGACGTCGCTCGGGAGGCGGGGGTCTCGCGGGCGACCGTATCCCGGGTCATCAACGGGGTGCGGAACGTCGATCCCGACATCCAGAGCGCGGTGCGCGACGCGGTCGCGCGTACCGGGTACTCACCGAACAGGGCCGCGCGTTCCCTGGTCACCCGGCGGGCCGAGACCATCGCACTCGTCGTCTCCGGCGCGGGCGAACCCGAGGGCGAGAAGGGTTCGTTCGCCGCCCGGATGCTCGCGGACCCCTTCTTCGGCCGGGTCGCCGGAGGAGTGATCGACTTTCTGCGCCCCCGCTCGATGCACCCGGTGCTGATGTTCGCGGACTCCGAGGCGACCCGCGCCGAAGTGGTGGCCTATCTGCGACAGGGCAGCGCGGACGGCGCGCTGGTCGTCTCCACGCACGCGGAGGACCCGCTCCCGGAGCTGCTCGCCGAAGCGGCCCTGCCCTGCGTGCTGTTCGCGCGCCCGGCCCGCCCCGTCCCGGTCAGCTACGTGGACCTGGCCCACGCCGATGGCGGCCGACTGGCCGCGGAACATCTGCTGGCCCGGGGCTGCCGGCGGCTGGCGACGGTCACCGGGCCGCTGGACGTACCCGCCGGGCAGGACCGGCTCGCCGGGTTCCGGGACGCACTGGCGCGGCGCGGTCACCCGTACATCCCGATCGCCGAGGGCGGCTTCACCTACGACAGCGGCGCCGCGGCGATGGCGCGACTGCTGGCCGAACACCCGCAGATCGACGGGGTGTTCGTCGCCAACGACCTGATGGCGCAGGGTGCCTGCGAGGTGCTGCGGGAGGGCGGCAGGCGAGTGCCGGAGGACGTGGCCGTGGTCGGGTTCGACGACTCCAGCGCGGCTCTTGCCTGCCGGCCGACGCTGACCACCGTCCGCCAGCCGATGGAGGAGATGGCGGGCACGATGGCGCAGTTGCTCCAGGAGCACATCGAAGGAGCCCGCA
Encoded proteins:
- a CDS encoding LacI family DNA-binding transcriptional regulator, with the protein product MIRRLPTLEDVAREAGVSRATVSRVINGVRNVDPDIQSAVRDAVARTGYSPNRAARSLVTRRAETIALVVSGAGEPEGEKGSFAARMLADPFFGRVAGGVIDFLRPRSMHPVLMFADSEATRAEVVAYLRQGSADGALVVSTHAEDPLPELLAEAALPCVLFARPARPVPVSYVDLAHADGGRLAAEHLLARGCRRLATVTGPLDVPAGQDRLAGFRDALARRGHPYIPIAEGGFTYDSGAAAMARLLAEHPQIDGVFVANDLMAQGACEVLREGGRRVPEDVAVVGFDDSSAALACRPTLTTVRQPMEEMAGTMAQLLQEHIEGARTEPTSVIFEPELVVRASA